In Chitinibacter sp. SCUT-21, a single genomic region encodes these proteins:
- the lpxD gene encoding UDP-3-O-(3-hydroxymyristoyl)glucosamine N-acyltransferase, with protein sequence MNTKGVYLSALAEMFDAKLLGRDLIIDGVASLLGATPGKLVFISNSKFAAELEHSKALAVIVKSTDDLPQNRSYLLTSDPNLLFARVANYFNPRVQSTQSIHPSATIAADVNVPATVEIGPNVVVESGVQIGEFSQLKAGVFIGKNSIIGTGSILMPRVTIYADSIIGSRCVIHSGTVVGSDGFGNAWAGDHWERIPQIGRVVIGDDVEIGANTTIDRGALDDTVIESGVRLDNLIQIAHNVKIGKNTAIAACTGIAGSAEIGSNCLIGGGVLIAGHLKVADRVTILAGSGVPSGIAESGVYASGVPVVPHGTWLKNMVHFRKLDELAKKLKGLEKLITSKQVNQGE encoded by the coding sequence ATGAATACAAAAGGTGTTTATCTATCCGCTCTTGCAGAGATGTTTGATGCAAAGCTGCTGGGGCGGGACCTTATAATTGACGGTGTGGCCTCGCTTCTAGGAGCTACACCAGGAAAATTGGTTTTTATTAGTAATTCTAAGTTTGCTGCAGAATTAGAGCATAGCAAGGCTTTGGCTGTTATCGTTAAAAGCACGGATGATTTACCACAGAATCGTTCCTATCTATTAACGAGTGACCCTAATTTGCTATTTGCTAGGGTAGCAAATTACTTTAATCCTAGGGTTCAATCCACCCAGTCAATTCATCCTTCGGCAACAATTGCCGCGGATGTTAATGTGCCTGCTACCGTTGAAATTGGACCAAACGTTGTCGTTGAGTCTGGTGTTCAAATAGGTGAGTTTAGCCAGCTGAAAGCAGGTGTTTTTATTGGTAAAAATTCAATAATTGGTACTGGCTCAATACTTATGCCAAGAGTCACTATTTATGCTGATTCGATTATTGGCAGTCGATGTGTAATCCACTCAGGTACGGTAGTCGGATCCGATGGGTTTGGTAATGCGTGGGCAGGTGATCATTGGGAGCGGATTCCGCAAATCGGGCGGGTTGTGATTGGCGATGATGTTGAAATTGGAGCCAACACTACTATTGACCGCGGTGCATTAGATGATACGGTAATTGAGTCAGGTGTCCGATTGGATAATTTAATTCAAATTGCCCATAACGTAAAAATTGGAAAAAATACGGCGATTGCGGCGTGTACAGGTATTGCCGGTTCCGCTGAAATTGGCAGTAACTGCTTAATTGGTGGTGGGGTGCTTATTGCGGGCCATTTGAAGGTTGCTGATAGGGTAACTATTTTGGCGGGTAGTGGTGTGCCATCAGGAATCGCGGAAAGTGGGGTTTATGCTTCTGGCGTACCTGTGGTTCCCCATGGAACTTGGCTAAAAAATATGGTCCATTTTAGGAAGCTGGATGAGTTAGCGAAAAAGCTCAAAGGCTTAGAAAAATTAATTACAAGTAAACAAGTGAATCAAGGAGAGTAA
- a CDS encoding class I SAM-dependent methyltransferase gives MLQQFKPWLRFTITQCVGGAIFCALALKLPLIFSLLFSALFCFAVARFIHPERWWPWIHFSFLPVVFLALQLDIPNYYYLLAFLVTWVVFGRVALSRVPLFLTEKEALDILAANIKPNSKFLDVGAGTGRVLNYLSRVRPDLQLCGVEQAFLPWVYGRLLLDKKVKWIHGDYRDIHFANYDCIYAYLSPAVMSQLWAKAKSELPPGATLISNSFEILEHKPNLEIDLHDWKTGKLLIWQM, from the coding sequence ATGCTTCAGCAATTTAAACCGTGGCTACGCTTTACTATTACCCAATGTGTCGGTGGAGCTATTTTCTGTGCTTTAGCGTTAAAATTGCCATTGATTTTTAGTTTGTTGTTTAGTGCTTTGTTTTGCTTTGCAGTTGCTAGATTTATCCACCCTGAGCGATGGTGGCCATGGATACATTTTAGCTTTCTACCTGTAGTTTTCCTTGCATTACAATTAGATATTCCCAACTATTACTACTTATTAGCTTTTTTGGTTACTTGGGTTGTATTCGGCCGAGTTGCTCTCTCACGAGTTCCCCTTTTTCTGACTGAAAAAGAGGCGCTCGATATACTTGCTGCAAATATAAAACCGAATTCTAAATTTTTGGATGTTGGCGCTGGTACCGGGCGTGTTTTAAATTATTTGTCACGAGTAAGACCAGATTTGCAGCTGTGTGGCGTTGAGCAGGCATTTTTGCCTTGGGTTTATGGTCGGCTTCTGTTGGATAAAAAAGTTAAATGGATACATGGTGATTACCGCGATATTCATTTTGCAAACTATGATTGTATCTACGCCTACCTTTCACCTGCCGTTATGTCTCAATTGTGGGCTAAAGCTAAATCAGAACTCCCCCCAGGGGCAACTTTAATTAGTAATAGTTTTGAAATTCTTGAGCATAAGCCGAACCTTGAAATTGATCTACATGATTGGAAAACGGGGAAGTTACTGATATGGCAAATGTAG
- a CDS encoding OmpH family outer membrane protein — MKLKYILSLALLALLISNVAKADTKIGFVDTQRILREAGPAVRAAKKLEKEFEPRRIELQKISVQGKALQQLLDKGSLSEADRRVKERELLKLNQDFQRMQREINEDLNSRRNEELSGLQERVNSAIRNIADQEKLDVVLQDAVYRNPKLDITDKVLRQLVDR; from the coding sequence ATGAAACTTAAATATATTCTTTCTCTCGCTTTGCTAGCTTTACTAATCTCGAATGTGGCGAAAGCGGATACAAAAATTGGTTTTGTTGATACTCAGCGAATTTTACGTGAGGCGGGACCTGCAGTTCGTGCAGCGAAAAAATTAGAAAAAGAGTTTGAGCCTAGAAGGATAGAGTTGCAAAAAATTTCTGTGCAAGGCAAAGCATTGCAGCAATTGCTCGATAAGGGGTCTTTATCAGAAGCAGATAGAAGAGTGAAAGAGCGTGAGCTACTGAAGTTAAATCAAGATTTTCAGCGAATGCAACGAGAGATTAATGAAGATTTAAATTCTCGCAGAAATGAAGAGTTGTCAGGTTTACAAGAAAGAGTAAATTCAGCCATTCGAAATATTGCAGATCAAGAGAAGTTAGATGTTGTTTTACAGGATGCAGTGTATAGAAATCCTAAGTTAGACATTACAGATAAGGTGTTGCGTCAATTGGTGGATCGATAA
- the fabZ gene encoding 3-hydroxyacyl-ACP dehydratase FabZ → MDIVGIMEHLPHRYPFLLVDRVLELEAGKSVKAIKNVTMNEPFFQGHFPGYPVMPGVLILEALAQAAGVLTFKSIQPPPSKNTILFYAGIDNARFKRQVVPGDQLILTAEITASKRGIWKYTAKAFVGDELACEADLMCAQREV, encoded by the coding sequence ATTGATATCGTAGGCATTATGGAACATTTACCACATCGTTATCCTTTTTTATTGGTAGATCGAGTACTTGAATTAGAGGCTGGTAAGTCGGTAAAAGCAATTAAAAATGTCACAATGAATGAGCCTTTTTTTCAAGGGCATTTTCCCGGATACCCAGTAATGCCTGGTGTCTTGATTTTGGAGGCATTAGCTCAAGCTGCTGGCGTACTTACATTCAAAAGCATACAGCCTCCACCATCTAAAAATACAATTCTTTTTTATGCGGGCATTGATAATGCTCGATTTAAACGACAAGTCGTGCCGGGCGATCAGTTAATTTTGACTGCTGAAATCACCGCATCTAAACGTGGCATTTGGAAATATACTGCAAAGGCATTTGTAGGTGATGAGTTAGCTTGTGAAGCTGATTTAATGTGTGCGCAGCGTGAAGTTTAA
- the lpxB gene encoding lipid-A-disaccharide synthase — protein MSEFDFKPQAWPKIAIVAGEASGDVLGASLIVELKKLYPSADFVGVAGPKMLTAGAKTIEPMETLSVGGVVEVVKHLPELLRLRKRLINSCQLSKPDLFIGIDAPDFNIGLAQKIKRLGVPTVHYVSPSIWAWRPERINKIKAAVNHVLLLLPFEKEIFDNAGVPATFVGHPLADQMPLKVEQASYREILNIAKGVNALAILPGSRQREVLALAPLFIETAKKLAEKYPDLVFLVPFITRETRLLFERELWRQQAENLNWRLMFGHSHEAMSAADVVLLASGTAALESMLAKKPTVVAYRVSELTYKIVKRKYLLPYVSLPNIISKQFLMPEFLQHDASAENLVLAISNYLDDKPLQQSIAAKFADLHAVMRCSAGQRAAQAIYSMLSKG, from the coding sequence ATGTCTGAATTTGATTTCAAACCTCAAGCCTGGCCTAAAATAGCGATAGTGGCGGGGGAAGCATCCGGTGATGTTTTGGGTGCATCTCTAATCGTTGAGTTAAAAAAACTATACCCATCAGCAGATTTCGTGGGTGTGGCTGGCCCCAAAATGTTAACTGCGGGGGCGAAAACTATTGAACCAATGGAGACCCTATCGGTAGGGGGGGTTGTTGAGGTAGTAAAACATTTGCCTGAACTATTACGCCTCAGAAAACGCTTAATTAATAGTTGTCAGCTTAGTAAACCTGATCTTTTCATTGGAATTGATGCGCCTGATTTCAATATTGGCTTAGCTCAGAAGATTAAAAGATTAGGCGTGCCAACGGTTCATTATGTAAGCCCCTCCATCTGGGCTTGGCGACCAGAACGAATCAATAAAATCAAAGCTGCAGTCAATCACGTTCTATTATTGCTGCCTTTTGAAAAAGAAATTTTCGACAATGCGGGTGTTCCTGCTACTTTTGTTGGCCATCCTCTTGCGGATCAAATGCCACTAAAAGTAGAACAAGCTAGCTATCGTGAAATTTTAAATATTGCGAAGGGTGTGAATGCCTTAGCTATTTTGCCTGGCAGTAGGCAGCGTGAAGTGCTGGCGCTTGCACCATTATTCATCGAAACGGCAAAAAAACTGGCTGAAAAGTATCCAGATTTAGTATTTCTTGTGCCATTTATTACACGTGAAACACGATTGCTCTTCGAGCGAGAGCTCTGGCGTCAACAAGCTGAAAACCTCAATTGGCGTTTAATGTTTGGGCATTCGCATGAAGCAATGTCTGCGGCTGATGTGGTGTTGTTGGCATCAGGTACAGCCGCTCTTGAATCAATGTTGGCTAAAAAACCAACCGTTGTTGCTTATCGTGTTTCCGAACTTACCTATAAAATAGTTAAACGTAAATATCTACTGCCTTATGTTAGTTTGCCTAATATCATCAGTAAGCAGTTTTTAATGCCCGAGTTTTTGCAGCACGATGCAAGTGCAGAGAATTTGGTTTTAGCGATCAGCAATTATTTGGATGATAAGCCCTTACAGCAGTCAATTGCCGCAAAATTTGCTGATTTACATGCGGTAATGCGTTGCTCCGCAGGCCAGCGTGCTGCCCAAGCTATCTATTCCATGCTCTCAAAAGGATAA
- the motA gene encoding flagellar motor stator protein MotA, which translates to MFVLLGYVFMCACILGAYAWHGGHLGVLWQPSEIVIIFGGAIGGMIAAQGGKGMKAFAKALPSIFKGSAYTKPFYMDLFACLFELLAKVRKEGLMSIEGDVEDPHASPIFSKYPKISHDHHVTEFICDYLRLMVGGNLNAFEIENLMDVEIDTHHHEAEGPASAMAKLADGLPAFGIVAAVMGVVHVMGSLHLPPSELGKLIGAALVGTFMGIWLAYGFVGPLAQVLETKNAEMHQVLITIKVTLLASLNGYAPQVAVEFGRKALSSTERPSFKELEEFVKNAKGK; encoded by the coding sequence ATGTTCGTTTTACTTGGCTACGTTTTTATGTGTGCCTGTATTTTAGGGGCATATGCATGGCATGGAGGGCATCTTGGTGTTCTTTGGCAGCCATCTGAGATTGTGATCATCTTCGGTGGTGCAATCGGCGGTATGATTGCCGCACAAGGTGGCAAAGGTATGAAGGCATTTGCCAAAGCCCTTCCTTCTATCTTTAAAGGTTCTGCGTATACTAAGCCGTTCTATATGGATTTGTTTGCCTGCTTATTTGAGTTGTTGGCTAAAGTCAGAAAAGAAGGGTTGATGTCAATCGAAGGGGACGTCGAAGATCCTCATGCCAGCCCAATTTTTTCAAAATACCCCAAAATATCTCATGATCACCATGTTACTGAATTTATTTGCGATTATCTTCGCTTGATGGTTGGAGGCAACCTGAATGCGTTTGAGATTGAAAATTTAATGGATGTTGAGATTGATACACACCACCACGAGGCAGAAGGACCTGCTTCAGCAATGGCGAAGCTGGCGGATGGTTTGCCTGCTTTTGGTATTGTTGCTGCAGTAATGGGGGTTGTGCACGTAATGGGTTCTCTTCATTTGCCTCCGTCAGAATTGGGTAAATTGATCGGTGCTGCGCTGGTAGGAACATTCATGGGTATTTGGCTTGCATATGGTTTTGTTGGCCCCCTTGCCCAAGTTCTTGAGACAAAAAATGCAGAGATGCATCAAGTGTTGATAACCATTAAAGTGACTTTATTAGCAAGCCTAAATGGGTATGCACCTCAGGTCGCCGTGGAGTTTGGACGCAAAGCGCTATCCTCAACTGAGCGACCTTCATTTAAAGAGTTGGAAGAATTTGTTAAAAATGCTAAAGGCAAATAA
- the lpxA gene encoding acyl-ACP--UDP-N-acetylglucosamine O-acyltransferase, whose amino-acid sequence MPKIHPSALVDPAASIADDVIVGPFSIIGPNVAIGSGSIIDSHSVISGYTQIGEGNRFYSYCAIGCDPQDKKYADEPTKLVIGDRNTFFQNVTISTGTTQDQGITRVGSDNWIMAYAHIAHDCTLGNNVIMANGCTLAGHVTVGDFAILGGLTAVHQFCTIGEHTMAGGGSIIVQDLPPFVMCEGNRAIARGFNSEGMKRRGFTEQGIRAVKTAYRLLYRTGLSYEDAVAQISALAENETSLEPFVRFFTLSKRGIVR is encoded by the coding sequence ATGCCCAAAATCCATCCCTCTGCACTAGTTGATCCTGCCGCATCGATTGCTGACGATGTGATTGTCGGGCCTTTTTCAATTATTGGCCCAAATGTAGCTATCGGATCCGGCTCAATAATTGATTCGCATTCCGTTATTTCCGGCTATACGCAAATTGGAGAAGGTAACCGTTTTTATTCATACTGTGCTATAGGGTGTGATCCTCAAGATAAAAAGTACGCTGACGAGCCGACTAAACTTGTGATCGGCGATAGGAATACTTTTTTCCAAAATGTCACAATTTCAACCGGAACAACACAGGATCAAGGTATCACACGTGTTGGCTCTGATAATTGGATTATGGCCTACGCGCACATAGCCCATGATTGTACTCTTGGCAATAATGTAATTATGGCCAACGGTTGCACCTTGGCAGGGCATGTTACGGTTGGAGATTTTGCGATTTTAGGTGGTTTAACAGCTGTTCATCAATTTTGTACTATTGGTGAGCATACCATGGCTGGTGGTGGGTCAATTATCGTCCAAGATTTACCACCATTCGTTATGTGCGAGGGTAATCGTGCCATTGCTCGAGGTTTTAATTCCGAGGGGATGAAACGTCGCGGTTTTACAGAGCAGGGCATCCGAGCAGTTAAAACGGCTTACCGACTGTTGTATAGAACTGGTTTATCTTACGAAGATGCTGTAGCGCAAATCAGTGCATTGGCTGAAAACGAAACTTCACTTGAACCTTTTGTGCGTTTCTTTACGCTATCAAAACGTGGGATTGTCCGCTAA
- the rnhB gene encoding ribonuclease HII, with protein sequence MRICGVDEAGRGPLAGSVFAAAVILPQGWECAGLTDSKKLSAKKRAQLDAVIKAEAISWSIASASVDEIDSLNILQATMLAMKRAIESLCVPAEFAIIDGNRIPNIAIPAKAIVKGDLTEISISAASILAKVAKDAESDMLDQLYPDYGFSMHKGYGTALHLEKLKLHGATACHRCSFAPVRATLIQSELF encoded by the coding sequence GTGAGGATTTGTGGGGTAGATGAAGCAGGAAGAGGCCCACTTGCTGGATCAGTTTTTGCAGCAGCTGTTATTTTACCTCAAGGATGGGAGTGCGCAGGTCTAACTGATTCGAAGAAGCTAAGTGCAAAAAAGAGAGCGCAGTTGGACGCAGTGATCAAGGCAGAAGCAATAAGTTGGTCGATTGCTAGTGCTTCTGTAGATGAAATTGATAGTCTGAATATTTTGCAAGCCACAATGTTGGCGATGAAACGCGCTATTGAAAGTCTTTGTGTTCCCGCTGAATTTGCAATTATTGATGGCAATCGTATTCCTAACATTGCAATACCTGCAAAGGCGATCGTGAAGGGTGATTTAACCGAAATATCCATATCAGCGGCCTCTATTCTTGCAAAAGTAGCAAAAGATGCAGAGTCTGATATGTTGGATCAACTTTATCCTGACTATGGATTTTCAATGCACAAGGGCTACGGAACTGCACTGCATTTAGAAAAATTAAAACTTCATGGTGCAACAGCATGTCATCGTTGTTCATTTGCACCAGTTCGTGCAACATTAATACAAAGTGAACTGTTTTGA
- the bamA gene encoding outer membrane protein assembly factor BamA — protein sequence MKFKPMYLLLSAALASLSINALAFDSFTVRDIRVEGLQRTDAGTVFNYLGVKVGEQFDDAKASQAIRNLFATGFFDDVRIEADKDVLVVTVDERPTVSQININGSKLIEKEQIKTALKAQNLAESQIFQQEILDSAINELKQQYYSRGRYSVDIKTTVTKLDRNRVGIQIDISEGDVAQIKSVNFVGNTVFSDSELASQMALTTTNWMTWYTKSDQYSKQKFAADLEAIKSLYLDSGYIKFSIESTAVALSEDKSEIYLTINVREGDQYKVAGVDLATTLPEFKDSLLALSMVKAGDVYSRETVNKSLTAISNLLGEQGYAFANVNPVPEIDEEKKQVSINFMVDPGKKTSVRRINIYGNNLTRDEVVRRELRQMESAEYDLSKIKRSKERLQQLGYFSEVNIETPIVPDALDQVDMNVSVVEQKTGNFNFGVGYGQGEGALFQASISQANFLGTGKRFTAELNTSSASKTYALSMRNPYATPDGVSFGWSLYMRTTDPGEMELGDYSTDTKGLNFNFGMPTSDYNSIGWGLNYENLKLITYPASPSYVVDHVAKYGDTSDTFSLTANWSADDRDSSTFPTKGWYKKLNAEVAVPPSDITFYKLSAQSQFFYSFREKSPITFAWNVELGYGDGYSADEMPFYKHYYAGGVNSVRGYKSGSLGPKDENGDAMGGTTRFVNNFELYMPLPGMKDDKSMRLSVFADAGNIWGTGETPDFSSLRYSAGVGFTWISPIGPLKIVWAKPFNNQDGDKTESVQFQLGQVF from the coding sequence ATGAAATTTAAGCCTATGTACCTGCTGCTCAGCGCGGCACTTGCAAGTCTAAGCATCAACGCTTTGGCTTTTGATTCATTCACCGTGCGCGACATTCGCGTGGAAGGTTTGCAGCGTACTGATGCAGGTACTGTGTTTAACTACTTAGGCGTTAAAGTTGGGGAGCAGTTTGACGACGCCAAAGCGAGTCAAGCGATACGTAACTTGTTCGCGACGGGTTTTTTTGATGATGTACGGATTGAGGCTGATAAAGATGTCCTTGTAGTCACTGTGGATGAGCGGCCAACGGTGTCACAAATCAATATTAATGGCTCAAAACTAATTGAAAAAGAACAAATTAAAACGGCTTTAAAGGCTCAGAATCTTGCAGAAAGCCAAATTTTTCAGCAAGAAATTCTCGATTCTGCAATCAATGAACTGAAGCAGCAATACTATTCACGTGGTCGCTATTCCGTTGATATTAAAACAACGGTGACTAAACTCGACCGAAATCGTGTGGGTATCCAGATTGACATATCTGAAGGTGACGTTGCACAAATTAAGAGTGTCAACTTTGTTGGTAATACTGTGTTTAGCGATAGCGAATTAGCTTCGCAAATGGCACTAACTACGACTAATTGGATGACTTGGTATACAAAGTCAGATCAATACTCTAAGCAAAAATTTGCAGCCGATCTTGAGGCGATTAAGTCTTTATATTTAGATAGTGGTTATATCAAGTTTTCTATTGAATCAACCGCTGTGGCTCTTTCAGAAGATAAAAGCGAGATATATTTAACGATTAATGTGCGTGAGGGTGATCAATATAAGGTCGCCGGAGTTGATTTGGCAACCACCTTACCCGAGTTTAAAGACTCACTTCTTGCGTTATCAATGGTTAAGGCTGGAGATGTTTACTCCAGAGAAACGGTAAACAAATCATTAACTGCAATCTCGAATTTACTAGGTGAGCAAGGTTATGCGTTTGCAAACGTAAATCCTGTGCCTGAGATTGATGAAGAAAAAAAACAAGTTTCTATTAATTTCATGGTAGATCCTGGTAAAAAAACCAGCGTACGTCGAATTAATATTTATGGGAATAATTTAACCCGCGACGAAGTGGTTCGACGTGAATTACGTCAGATGGAGTCTGCGGAGTATGATTTATCTAAAATTAAACGCTCAAAAGAGCGCTTACAGCAGCTTGGATATTTCTCTGAGGTTAATATTGAAACGCCAATTGTTCCTGATGCCTTAGATCAAGTTGATATGAATGTATCAGTTGTCGAGCAGAAAACCGGTAACTTCAACTTTGGTGTCGGTTATGGGCAAGGTGAGGGCGCTTTATTTCAGGCGTCGATTTCTCAAGCCAACTTCTTAGGCACGGGTAAGCGATTTACAGCCGAATTGAACACGAGTTCTGCCTCTAAAACCTATGCTTTATCCATGCGGAATCCATATGCAACTCCTGATGGAGTTTCTTTTGGATGGAGCTTGTATATGAGAACTACTGATCCTGGTGAGATGGAGCTTGGTGACTATTCAACAGATACGAAGGGTTTGAATTTTAACTTTGGCATGCCAACAAGCGATTACAATAGTATTGGCTGGGGCTTGAACTATGAAAACTTAAAGTTAATTACTTATCCAGCCTCACCATCGTACGTTGTTGATCATGTTGCAAAATATGGTGACACTTCCGACACTTTCTCACTAACTGCCAATTGGTCCGCGGATGATCGTGATTCATCTACCTTTCCAACAAAGGGTTGGTATAAAAAATTAAATGCAGAAGTTGCCGTTCCGCCATCTGACATTACTTTTTATAAGCTTTCTGCCCAAAGTCAGTTTTTTTATTCATTTAGAGAGAAGTCGCCGATTACGTTTGCTTGGAACGTAGAGCTTGGCTATGGAGATGGCTATTCTGCAGATGAAATGCCATTTTACAAGCACTATTATGCCGGTGGTGTCAATTCGGTGCGTGGCTATAAATCGGGCTCGCTTGGGCCAAAAGATGAGAATGGCGATGCAATGGGCGGGACGACGCGTTTTGTAAATAACTTTGAGCTCTATATGCCTTTGCCAGGTATGAAAGACGATAAATCGATGCGCCTCAGTGTATTTGCAGATGCAGGTAATATTTGGGGAACAGGTGAAACACCTGATTTTTCATCATTACGCTATTCAGCGGGCGTTGGTTTTACGTGGATTTCTCCGATTGGGCCATTAAAAATTGTTTGGGCCAAACCATTTAATAACCAAGATGGGGATAAGACTGAAAGTGTTCAATTCCAATTGGGACAGGTGTTCTGA
- the motB gene encoding flagellar motor protein MotB has translation MSDDSQRPIVVKKIKKGGHGHHGGAWKIAYADFVTAMMAFFLLMWLLGSVSKGNLKGVSDYFSNPVKIANAGGSGAGESDTVIQGGGNDLTKQAGQVKKGAPPSQTEAAKDKRRLSELKQKFEALMDNKIREDSTLAKYKNQLKLDMVAEGLRIQIVDEQNRPMFKSGSSELETFAHGILQEIAQLLNEVPNAISLSGHTDGSKFAGGAAGFTNWELSSERANASRRELILGGLEPSKILRVNGFGDVIPLDSENIYNPINRRISIVVLNKDAETDIREQAGQQLQEQEPSSQPPDQTQ, from the coding sequence ATGAGTGACGATTCCCAACGCCCCATAGTTGTCAAAAAGATCAAAAAGGGTGGCCACGGTCACCATGGTGGTGCCTGGAAGATCGCATATGCCGATTTTGTTACCGCCATGATGGCCTTTTTCCTATTAATGTGGCTGCTTGGTTCTGTTTCAAAAGGAAATCTGAAAGGGGTGTCCGATTATTTTTCCAATCCAGTAAAAATTGCCAACGCGGGCGGTTCAGGAGCTGGCGAATCTGATACGGTCATTCAAGGCGGTGGTAATGACTTAACAAAGCAAGCTGGACAAGTCAAAAAAGGCGCACCTCCAAGCCAAACTGAAGCCGCTAAAGATAAGCGCAGATTATCTGAGTTAAAACAAAAGTTTGAAGCTTTGATGGACAACAAAATTCGCGAAGATTCAACTTTGGCAAAATATAAAAACCAATTAAAACTTGATATGGTTGCGGAAGGATTGCGAATCCAAATTGTCGATGAGCAAAATCGACCTATGTTTAAATCCGGTAGCTCTGAGCTAGAAACCTTTGCGCATGGTATTTTGCAAGAAATTGCCCAGTTACTGAATGAAGTACCTAATGCTATTTCATTATCAGGTCATACAGATGGTAGTAAATTTGCAGGTGGTGCTGCAGGTTTCACCAACTGGGAATTATCATCTGAACGCGCCAACGCTTCACGTCGTGAACTGATTTTGGGTGGGTTAGAGCCGAGTAAAATATTGCGCGTAAATGGCTTTGGCGATGTAATTCCACTTGATAGTGAAAATATTTATAACCCAATCAATCGACGGATTAGTATTGTTGTCTTAAATAAAGACGCGGAAACTGATATCCGGGAGCAAGCTGGGCAGCAGTTGCAAGAGCAAGAACCTAGTTCACAACCTCCCGATCAAACGCAGTAA